Proteins co-encoded in one Salvia splendens isolate huo1 chromosome 4, SspV2, whole genome shotgun sequence genomic window:
- the LOC121800902 gene encoding uncharacterized protein LOC121800902 — MVNNLVSSQQHLQNNMQSNNDVVHKLQDAQVEHKAAMDMLMKQLSHIATSLSEMRGIEGESLPPLSHRIGLTSEDIGTKEVETREARTEDDIQTSDLGRPLPQMADPFFLDPGIEVEKEEVREETGESSKRDSSNTVKHVKPFHYRGEALKLPLFSKFIKEFIARKTKFNGKIVIGENVSAMIQKRRMPLKRTDPGMFTLPISIEDIKIEHAMCDLGASNVLPQSIYKKMSENESAESSGVLLGRPFLRTAKTIIDVFDGTICPDYHGEKFTFNIDESMKKPLDVENLHAVD; from the exons ATGGTAAACAATTTGGTCAGTTCGCAGCAGCACCTTCAAAATAACATGCAGTCCAACAATGATGTGGTAcataagcttcaagacgctcaggTGGAACACAAGGCAGCCATGGACATGCTGATGAAGCAGTTATCCCATATCGCCACTTCCTTGAGTGAAATGCGTGGGATTGAAGGAGAATCCCTGCCACCGTTAAGCCACAGGATAGGGCTAACATCA GAAGACATTGGGACAAAGGAGGTGGAAACAAGGGAAGCCAGAACAGAGGATGATATCCAGACCAGTGACTTGGGAAGACCACTACCCCAAATGGCTGACCCATTCTTCCTAGACCCAGGAATTGAAGTAGAAAAAGAGGAAGTAAGGGAAGAAACTGGAGAGTCTTCCAAGAGAGACTCCAGTAACACAGTTAAGCATGTGAAACCCTTTCACTACAGAGGAGAG GCTCTGAAATTGCCTCTcttcagcaagttcatcaaggaattcatCGCTAGGAAAACCAAATTCAATGGAAAGATAGTGATCGGAGAGAATGTTTCAGCAATGATCCAGAAGAGGAGGATGCCTTTGAAACGAACTGACCctggtatgttcactttgcctatttCAATTGAGGACATTAAAattgagcatgcaatgtgtgatctagGAGCATCTAATGTTTTACCTCAGTCGATCTATAAGAA gatGAGTGAaaatgaatctgctgagtctagtgGAGTGCTTTTAGGAAGACCGTTCTTACGCACAGCTAAGactataattgatgtttttgatggaaccattTGTCCGGACTatcatggggagaaattcacATTTAACATTGATGAGTCTATGAAAAAACCTTTGGATGTAGAAAATCTTCATGCTGTggattga